A single region of the Gossypium arboreum isolate Shixiya-1 chromosome 12, ASM2569848v2, whole genome shotgun sequence genome encodes:
- the LOC108478248 gene encoding nudix hydrolase 18, mitochondrial-like, translating into MVCLVSRTGRHLQRYDALGRRQVVGCIPYRYKRNSDGTLSTDLEVLVISSQKCQKMMFPKGGWELDESKEQAALRESVEEAGVRGNVECELGKWDFMSKRYGTFYEGYMFPLLVKEELALWPEQNVRQRTWMSVKEARDVCQHWWMKEALDILVERLTSLQQHKGQNISTCL; encoded by the exons ATGGTTTGCTTGGTTTCTCGTACGGGAAGGCACTTGCAGCGATACGATGCCCTCGGCCGCCGCCAAGTTGTCGG ATGCATTCCGTACAGATACAAACGTAATAGTGATGGAACTCTGAGCACTGACTTGGAGGTTCTTGTCATCTCCtcacaaaaatgtcaaaaaatgaTGTTCCCTAAG GGCGGTTGGGAACTTGATGAATCTAAAGAACAAGCTGCTTTAAGAGAGTCAGTTGAAGAAGCTGGAGTTAGAGGCAACGTTGAg TGCGAATTAGGCAAATGGGACTTTATGAGCAAACGCTATGGCACGTTTTATGAAGGTTACATGTTCCCTTTGCTTGTGAAGGAGGAACTTGCCCTCTGGCCTGAGCAAAATGTGCGACAACGGACATGG ATGAGTGTGAAGGAAGCCAGGGATGTGTGCCAGCATTGGTGGATGAAGGAAGCCTTAGACATACTGGTTGAACGGCTAACCTCCTTGCAGCAACACAAGGGACAAAATATCTCAACTTGTTTGTAA